One Rhizoctonia solani chromosome 2, complete sequence DNA segment encodes these proteins:
- a CDS encoding copper transporting P-type ATPase, whose product MESLTAPLSAAFSAIFPRSPRMALDKEGDALLDKEAEAIKSEFRVEGMTCGACVKSIEDGLRSQPGIYSIQVALLAERAVVEYDPVLWTDDKIAEEISDMGFDATVIPAAATSTLALRVFGMTCGSCVATIEKQVAALPGVLSIAVSLPTERAQIEYNRALVNPREIVECVEDCGFDAVLADDNDATQMQSLTKTKEIQEWRRRFWTSFSFAVPVFFIGMVAMHIPFLMPIVGYRLCTGIYLGDLLVFLLTIPVQFWIARKFYHNAWKAVKHGSATMDVLVMLGTTSAFIYSFLAMFFAMFNSNPDFRPAVFFDTSTMLITFVSLGRYLENLAKGKTSAALTDLMALAPSMATIYTDAPACTVEKKIATELVQVGDTVKIVPGDKIPADGTLLKGTSTVDESAVTGEPVPALKQVGDSVIGGTVNGLGTFDMLVTRAGKDTALAQIVKLVEEAQTSKAPIQAFADKVAGYFVPTIILLALVTFLVWLIISHLINPESLPKLFTAPGETKLAVCLKLCISVVVVACPCALGLSTPTAIMVGTGVGAQNGILIKGGRALEASKDVRVVVLDKTGTVTEGKLTLVDLVWCGDDSDSLEGLAADGQTTKRDALSMVSVAEARSEHPLARAIAHYGKETLGPHAEPTIESFESVTGLGVKARMTLSSNVGRTIYVGSAAFISDSPLPSKLVQFTDRETSKGRTVVYASVGKLPILAVSMSDIPKPSSAPAIKALQKMGIKVCLMTGDSAPTAHAIAQEVGIPRDCVWAGMSPKGKASKVGEMGKGVAMVGDGINDSPALVAASVGIALSSGTSIAVEAADIVLMRSSLLDVVAALHLSRSIFATIRRNLVWACVYNILGVPLAMGVGLPWGVSLHPMVAGAAMASSSVSVVGSSLLLRFWKRPVIEGVDEKEPGVLRGVWEEVKGLGRTRRERTGYEALPVEMEDRV is encoded by the exons ATGGAGTCGCTCACCGCTCCTCTGTCTGCTGCATTTTCTGCTATTTTCCCCCGCTCGCCGAGGATGGCGCTTgacaaggaaggagatgcgTTGTTGGACAAGGAAGCCGAAGCAATCAAGAGCGAGTTTCGAGTCGAGGGCATGACGTGTGGCGCGTGTGTCAAG TCGATCGAAGACGGTCTGAGATCACAGCCAGGGATCTACTCGATCCAGGTTGCGCTGCTTGCTGAACGGGCGGTGGTCGAATACGATCCGGTGTTGTGGACTGATGACAAGATCGCCGAG gaaATATCCGACATGGGATTCGATGCGACTGTTATTCCTGCAGCTGCTACTTCCACTCTGGCACTACGTGTATTTGGAATGACCTGTGGTTCTTGCGTTGCGACCATTGAGAAGCAAGTCGCTGCCCTTCCTGGAGTCTTGAGCATCGCCGTCTCGCTACCCACCGAACGCGCTCAAATTGAATACAACCGAGCGCTAGTCAATCCTCGCGAAATCGTCGAATGCGTCGAAGACTGCGGATTCGATGCCGTCCTTGCCGACGACAATGATGCGACCCAAATGCAATCGCTTACCAAGACAAAGGAAATTCAAGAATGGCGCCGCCGCTTCTGGACAAGCTTTAGTTTTGCCGTGCCCGTATTCTTTATCGGCATGGTCGCAATGCATATCCCCTTCCTCATGCCTATTGTCGGTTACCGGCTTTGCACTGGCATCTACCTTGGCGACTTGCTGGTCTTTTTGCTCACTATTCCCGTCCAATTCTGGATCGCTCGTAAATTCTATCATAATGCCTGGAAGGCGGTCAAGCACGGCAGCGCAACCATGGACGTTCTCGTCATGCTGGGTACCACATCCGCATTCATCTACTCGTTCCTTGCCATGTTCTTTGCCATGTTCAACTCGAACCCCGACTTTCGTCCCGCCGTCTTCTTCGATACCTCGACTATGCTTATCACTTTTGTTTCTCTCGGACGATACCTCGAGAACCTGGCCAAGGGCAAGACTTCTGCTGCCCTTACCGATTTGATGGCCCTCGCCCCGAGCATGGCGACCATCTACACCGACGCACCCGCATGCACCGTCGAGAAAAAGATCGCCACCGAGCTGGTCCAGGTAGGGGATACCGTCAAGATCGTACCAGGTGACAAGATCCCGGCCGACGGCACACTCCTCAAGGGTACCTCGACAGTCGACGAATCGGCCGTAACCGGCGAACCCGTCCCGGCTCTCAAGCAAGTGGGCGACTCTGTCATTGGGGGAACCGTCAATGGTCTCGGAACGTTTGATATGCTCGTCACTCGTGCAGGAAAAGATACGGCCCTGGCGCAGATTGTCAAGCTTGTGGAAGAAGCTCAGACGAGTAAAGCCCCGATCCAGGCGTTTGCTGATAAAGTTGCAGGATACTTTGTGCCGACTATTATTTTACTCGCCCTCGTCACGTTCTTGGTCTGGCTGATCATCTCGCACCTGATTAATCCCGAGTCCCTCCCGAAACTGTTCACCGCGCCCGGAGAAACCAAATTGGCGGTGTGTTTGAAGCTGTGTATCTCGGTCGTGGTGGTTGCTTGCCCGTGCGCTCTCGGCCTAAGCACTCCAACGGCGATCATGGTCGGCACGGGTGTCGGCGCTCAGAACGGAATTCTCATCAAGGGCGGCCGCGCTCTCGAAGCAAGCAAAGACGTCCGCGTCGTGGTACTGGACAAGACCGGCACCGTTACCGAAGGCAAACTCACGCTGGTCGACCTCGTCTGGTGCGGGGACGATTCCGATTCGCTCGAGGGCCTTGCGGCAGATGGCCAAACGACCAAACGGGACGCCTTGTCGATGGTGTCCGTCGCTGAAGCCCGCTCGGAACATCCGCTTGCCCGGGCGATTGCGCACTATGGCAAGGAAACACTCGGTCCCCATGCAGAGCCTACGATTGAGAGCTTTGAGTCTGTGACGGGGTTGGGTGTCAAGGCCCGCATGACCCTATCGTCGAACGTGGGCAGGACGATCTATGTCGGTAGCGCCGCATTCATCTCGGACTCACCTCTTCCATCCAAACTCGTCCAATTCACCGACCGGGAAACGTCCAAGGGCCGAACCGTTGTCTATGCGAGCGTCGGCAAGCTCCCGATCTTGGCTGTGTCGATGAGTGATATCCCCAAGCCATCGTCCGCACCCGCGATCAAGGCGCTCCAGAAGATGGGAATCAAAGTATGCCTCATGACGGGTGACTCGGCTCCGACCGCACACGCGATCGCTCAAGAAGTCGGGATCCCTCGGGACTGCGTGTGGGCTGGAATGTCCCCCAAGGGCAAAGCGTCGAAAGTCGGGGAGATGGGCAAGGGCGTGGCGATGGTCGGAGACGGGATCAACGATTCGCCGGCGCTGGTCGCGGCCTCGGTCGGGATCGCGCTTTCGAGCGGGACGTCGATCGCGGTCGAGGCGGCGGACATTGTGCTCATGCGCTCGTCCTTGCTCGACGTCGTGGCTGCACTCCACCTGTCGCGCTCGATCTTTGCGACGATCCGACGTAACCTCGTGTGGGCGTGCGTATACAATATCCTTGGTGTCCCCCTCGCCATGGGCGTCGGTCTCCCGTGGGGCGTGAGTCTGCATCCGATGGTCGCGGGCGCAGCGATGGCGTCTTCGAGCGTCAGCGTCGTCGGGAGCAGTCTCCTCCTGAGGTTCTGGAAACGGCCTGTCATCGAAGGTGTGGATGAGAAGGAGCCGGGCGTGCTTCGTGGGGTGTGGGAGGAAGTGAAAGGGCTCGGAAGGACGAGGAGGGAGAGGACGGGGTACGAGGCGCTTCCTGTCGAGATGGAGGATCGTGTATAG